A genomic window from Pseudomonas alcaligenes includes:
- a CDS encoding tyrosine-type recombinase/integrase → MSEKYINQLAQFRTWRTDFLPILESAVEGLATTSGAVENALEAWGYYQSLMLMPVSKLSKFGDAVWDFNADDPHAARNVKGAKLKIDFTKYTNLNATAILEVKAALNFYLLAPAAVAGDTPRSKKTVKYNTAIANFESGLRFVDRMYACAIEEYKSAFISSTCFSISQLDDDIYRKAAETFEHKYSNGLSRFFSILRSPFLRDSIFGNPLSNKKLESLPWKLEDIEEDEDGDEVNLAEPDDETNHLPNDVFESISNYASLQVVDFLDALSLPVQDANSLKRRNVKGFRMGDQYGLTPRLMELYTVLRLGAKGYDYPAVMQLLGAVPDGVSIGDKLVTRDAIEKLAGGLIHNDFRKYLNLVNYSCCYLVAQYTGMRPSELSELMVDSCLIQEGKYWLLESRVIKHQQADRKLFDDKWIAIPIIRDAIEAARVIARYKQSPYLFSSVDTIAPDSTCMALHSGGIKHQLQKLFSAVLTQQQYESLEFSPYTLRHTLAFQMYRIDLGLPFISHQLKHFGEIVGGYAGKGVSKVTLGYGGIGDIIAKGGRHVKNPLRREAEIEAVKNFYDPDGGYAGVNASAHKARNQQFFKGYMAAGYTKDQIIAVMADQGMAIVNVGLGFCYGNKTEDFDDVLPCAGGLRCNPNQCSNSVVGDVHAPKWREVYYQNKALLDEPLYADRRDQIEEIMKEAAGVLKYLGQEIED, encoded by the coding sequence ATGAGTGAAAAATATATCAACCAGCTAGCCCAATTCCGCACCTGGCGTACTGACTTCCTGCCGATTCTTGAGTCGGCAGTAGAAGGCCTGGCAACCACAAGTGGTGCAGTAGAAAACGCTCTAGAGGCTTGGGGTTATTATCAATCCCTGATGTTAATGCCAGTATCTAAATTGTCGAAATTTGGCGACGCTGTATGGGATTTTAATGCGGACGATCCGCATGCGGCGAGAAACGTGAAGGGCGCAAAGCTAAAAATAGACTTTACCAAATACACAAATCTCAATGCCACGGCAATCTTAGAGGTCAAAGCTGCACTTAATTTTTACTTGCTGGCTCCAGCGGCAGTTGCGGGTGATACTCCGCGAAGTAAAAAAACAGTTAAGTACAACACTGCCATTGCAAATTTTGAGAGTGGTCTAAGGTTTGTTGATCGTATGTACGCTTGTGCCATTGAAGAGTACAAATCGGCTTTCATTTCATCGACTTGTTTTAGTATCTCTCAGCTCGATGATGATATATATAGAAAAGCGGCAGAGACATTTGAGCATAAATACAGTAATGGGCTGTCTCGATTCTTTAGTATTTTGCGATCCCCTTTTTTGAGAGATTCTATATTTGGTAATCCTCTGAGCAATAAAAAGCTCGAATCCTTACCGTGGAAACTGGAGGATATAGAGGAAGATGAAGATGGCGACGAAGTAAATCTGGCCGAACCAGATGATGAGACAAATCATCTGCCCAATGACGTTTTCGAGTCAATTTCGAATTACGCATCCTTGCAAGTGGTAGATTTTCTAGATGCGCTGAGCTTGCCAGTCCAAGACGCTAATTCTCTTAAGAGACGAAATGTTAAAGGCTTCAGAATGGGCGATCAGTATGGGCTTACCCCTAGACTGATGGAGCTATATACCGTCCTGCGTTTGGGCGCAAAGGGGTATGACTATCCGGCAGTCATGCAGCTTCTCGGTGCTGTTCCTGATGGCGTAAGTATTGGCGATAAGCTTGTTACACGAGATGCCATCGAGAAGCTGGCAGGTGGGTTGATACATAATGATTTTAGAAAATACTTAAATCTGGTGAATTACAGCTGCTGTTACCTGGTTGCGCAGTATACCGGTATGCGCCCCTCTGAGTTGAGTGAGCTCATGGTGGACAGCTGCTTGATTCAGGAGGGGAAGTATTGGCTGCTAGAGTCCAGAGTAATCAAGCATCAGCAAGCAGATCGAAAATTATTCGATGACAAGTGGATTGCCATTCCCATCATCAGGGATGCTATTGAAGCGGCCCGAGTGATTGCGCGTTACAAACAAAGCCCGTATCTGTTTTCTAGTGTGGATACGATAGCGCCAGATAGTACTTGTATGGCATTGCACTCAGGCGGGATTAAACACCAGTTGCAGAAGCTGTTTTCTGCCGTGCTTACTCAGCAGCAGTATGAGAGTTTAGAGTTCAGTCCATACACCCTACGACACACGCTTGCATTTCAAATGTATCGGATTGACCTTGGTCTACCCTTCATTTCCCACCAGCTCAAACATTTTGGGGAGATCGTGGGTGGATACGCAGGGAAGGGTGTAAGTAAGGTTACATTAGGTTACGGCGGCATTGGCGACATTATCGCGAAAGGTGGTCGTCACGTTAAAAACCCACTCCGTAGGGAGGCAGAAATTGAAGCCGTCAAGAATTTTTATGACCCTGACGGCGGCTATGCCGGAGTTAATGCGTCTGCGCATAAAGCCCGCAACCAGCAATTCTTTAAAGGTTATATGGCCGCTGGCTACACAAAAGATCAAATTATCGCCGTCATGGCAGATCAAGGTATGGCCATAGTTAACGTCGGGTTAGGCTTTTGCTATGGCAATAAAACCGAGGACTTTGATGATGTTCTGCCTTGCGCAGGGGGGCTTCGTTGCAATCCCAATCAGTGCTCAAACTCTGTTGTAGGCGATGTTCATGCCCCCAAGTGGCGTGAGGTTTATTACCAGAATAAAGCGCTACTTGATGAACCGCTGTATGCAGATCGTCGTGATCAAATTGAAGAGATAATGAAAGAAGCTGCTGGCGTCCTCAAATACCTGGGGCAGGAGATAGAAGATTGA
- a CDS encoding site-specific integrase yields the protein MTAHEQVLIGHSTLAEIEKRLAAWAATVSGNRKALLDIPLQYTDKTTISRRFISEATGLPEEQLRIALRDHRHLLADLELEMHQEGIIVQGYNILDSEQSRLVLRWYEHLTDEEKLQVELRGGLVMHIGYLDQMEAFKKSPLRYPLYKIKRAEIAEDVIRRRELVDAIQQNEIAQRVEAWANKALASRQALLDVELGIKEPLAIAPSYLAKEVGAGIDRIQTNEWLMKVIQGMQRENIILPGYSPLECEARRKLLRWYENLSDEQKLGVEVWNGQVKMKGYLDLVPELVPGHKLLPLYNETRGEIASDVIRRREDHQRMLDLIPQGLDPVTESRLQQWSDEVIQSRTALLDVELGSGKDPNISTSYLYEQIGIELDAGLEHPALQGVIDAMVSEKIIVPGYGSTECNLRRIALRWFERLDDREKAQTRLFNGQVAHEGTLDQIDGIELNHRHYELLGVTRTELGLEVLRLQEYYPPEDNSISSQVQKQLHQWAVSVIGSREKLLEVELAQKKHLAVSATYLSNLIGVGVHAVYGLNEMPVVLQAMIAEGIIVEGYNVGDCDKRRRLLRWYEGLDDQQKLIVETHGDQVKHLGYIDQIPELANINPSPLFNLTRAEIGKDVLRRRAEVAASPARMSTEEIKRRVDEWRKDVLSSRQKLLNVQLNASGPLAVSVPYLSAQLGVSKSVLNNYNDMPEVIEAMTRERIILPGYMSSECDKRRKLLRWYEGLSDQEKFAIPLFGNKVKKKGYLDQIPGVRELLTSSMHKLINLTLDEISEDLVRLGVGASDYKTVEERELEKAQTPKEETVSYKKHFFALRAVSVGSVADLAQSADIPFTPVMHLFAAASMQSHSASGQSNYYDACKCFIQCLVGGGHNPGDSVLTMLGEHTLTRFRKYLQSLLQDAQISTAVANTHMSAARKMLERATEIKDLGLHSFYPALGFEVARETDLYSPYSPGERSRISEAIQAAIAHTHALAQPYVCTGIGQDPYDEHGKVKVGIATLETARWIFENKLGCVPINFANLDVNDKYHKYFRNVLNTSSLSIYEIYESWGVLYDRSSKVLAPYIARLAQVTGLNADSIATLQLDDFVPVHPLSQRPCLRYWKERSTGEKEYNLDIFKAEISWLTNSQAKEIKKIIDDVVLITSEFRADADPSIQDDLFIYKSSSRATWGAIKSLSQQSSILNISLKSFAEKSKLLTDSGEPLSLSPSRFRPSFVSELVEQGVSVREIQMLLGHENIETTLKYLDRLDLNRVAREKLDVALREIHSETITDKPVTAVPDINNGNDDNIIFKTPLGGCKNIFNPPDFIKKLRNYIPGKPCSLYNKCLACENNMITKSDLPMLFAMRRDYLHILHTNRVADTPYGYVVLENLNLLENILDSEISDFPKEELEEAERLSEYVDTNIAIEGVGQ from the coding sequence ATGACAGCGCATGAGCAGGTATTGATTGGCCACTCGACTTTGGCTGAGATCGAGAAGCGATTGGCTGCATGGGCAGCAACAGTCAGTGGCAATCGAAAAGCCCTTTTGGATATCCCACTTCAGTACACCGATAAAACCACGATCTCTCGTCGATTCATTTCAGAGGCAACTGGTCTTCCTGAAGAGCAATTGCGTATCGCACTGCGTGATCACAGGCATCTCCTGGCTGACCTTGAACTTGAGATGCACCAGGAAGGGATCATCGTTCAGGGCTACAACATTCTCGATAGCGAGCAGAGCCGATTGGTGCTGCGCTGGTATGAGCACCTCACGGATGAGGAAAAGTTACAGGTCGAGCTTCGCGGTGGCCTAGTGATGCATATCGGCTATCTCGATCAGATGGAGGCATTCAAAAAGAGCCCACTCCGCTATCCCCTATACAAAATCAAGCGCGCAGAAATCGCCGAGGATGTCATCCGGCGCCGTGAGCTTGTTGACGCGATTCAACAGAACGAGATTGCCCAGCGTGTCGAGGCATGGGCGAACAAAGCCCTCGCTTCAAGGCAGGCACTATTAGATGTGGAACTGGGTATTAAAGAGCCGCTCGCCATTGCTCCGTCTTACCTTGCGAAAGAGGTGGGTGCAGGCATTGACCGCATTCAAACTAATGAGTGGTTGATGAAAGTCATACAGGGCATGCAGCGGGAGAACATCATCCTGCCTGGGTACAGCCCTCTGGAGTGTGAGGCGCGCAGGAAGTTACTGCGCTGGTACGAAAACCTCAGCGATGAGCAGAAGCTTGGAGTTGAGGTTTGGAATGGCCAAGTGAAGATGAAGGGATACCTGGATCTGGTGCCTGAGCTGGTTCCTGGCCACAAACTCTTACCGCTCTACAACGAGACTCGCGGGGAAATTGCAAGCGACGTAATCCGTCGTCGTGAAGATCACCAGCGCATGCTTGATCTGATTCCTCAGGGGCTAGATCCAGTCACTGAAAGCCGACTGCAACAGTGGTCTGACGAGGTCATTCAAAGCCGTACGGCATTGCTAGACGTTGAGCTGGGGAGTGGCAAGGATCCAAACATCTCGACCTCTTACCTGTATGAGCAGATCGGCATTGAGCTCGATGCGGGCCTAGAGCACCCTGCATTACAAGGCGTCATCGACGCCATGGTTAGCGAAAAGATTATCGTGCCTGGGTATGGTTCCACGGAGTGCAACCTCCGGCGAATCGCATTGCGTTGGTTCGAGCGACTGGATGACCGGGAAAAGGCGCAGACCCGCTTATTTAATGGACAAGTGGCTCATGAGGGCACGTTAGATCAGATCGATGGTATCGAGCTTAATCATCGGCATTATGAGCTGTTGGGCGTCACGCGAACTGAGCTTGGCCTAGAAGTTTTAAGGCTCCAGGAGTATTACCCGCCTGAAGACAACTCGATCTCATCCCAGGTGCAGAAGCAGCTACACCAATGGGCTGTATCCGTCATCGGCAGCCGCGAGAAATTGCTCGAAGTCGAACTGGCTCAGAAAAAGCATCTGGCAGTTTCAGCTACCTACCTGAGTAACCTCATAGGAGTGGGTGTACACGCAGTTTACGGCCTCAATGAGATGCCCGTGGTGCTTCAGGCCATGATTGCTGAAGGCATCATCGTGGAGGGCTACAACGTCGGAGATTGCGACAAACGCCGTAGGCTTCTGCGCTGGTATGAAGGTCTTGATGATCAGCAAAAGCTCATCGTTGAGACCCATGGAGATCAGGTTAAGCATCTTGGCTATATCGACCAAATTCCAGAGCTTGCGAACATCAATCCTTCCCCCCTGTTCAACCTGACGCGCGCAGAGATCGGGAAGGACGTTTTAAGACGTCGTGCGGAGGTAGCAGCTTCTCCGGCCAGAATGAGCACCGAAGAAATTAAGCGTCGAGTGGATGAGTGGCGCAAAGATGTCCTGAGCAGCCGTCAAAAGCTACTGAACGTCCAGCTTAACGCCAGCGGCCCCCTTGCTGTGTCAGTGCCATACCTCTCCGCGCAACTAGGCGTCAGTAAGTCGGTACTGAACAATTACAACGACATGCCCGAAGTGATCGAAGCCATGACGCGCGAAAGGATCATCTTGCCGGGCTACATGTCATCCGAGTGCGATAAGCGCCGAAAGCTTCTCCGCTGGTATGAAGGGCTCTCAGACCAAGAGAAATTCGCCATCCCTCTGTTTGGCAACAAAGTCAAAAAGAAAGGCTATCTGGATCAAATTCCTGGAGTCCGGGAGTTACTCACCAGCTCTATGCACAAACTGATCAATCTGACTCTCGATGAGATCAGTGAAGACCTGGTGCGGCTAGGTGTGGGAGCCAGCGATTACAAAACTGTTGAGGAGCGTGAGCTGGAGAAGGCTCAGACACCTAAAGAGGAAACGGTCAGCTACAAAAAACACTTCTTTGCGTTGCGCGCGGTATCAGTCGGATCAGTGGCTGATTTGGCACAGTCAGCAGATATTCCGTTCACTCCAGTGATGCATTTATTCGCCGCTGCCAGCATGCAGAGTCATAGTGCGTCCGGCCAGTCCAATTATTACGATGCCTGTAAGTGCTTTATCCAGTGTCTTGTTGGTGGTGGGCACAACCCAGGTGATTCGGTGCTGACGATGCTCGGTGAGCACACACTGACTCGGTTCAGAAAATACCTGCAAAGCCTGCTACAGGATGCACAAATCTCCACGGCAGTGGCCAATACGCACATGAGCGCAGCTCGAAAGATGCTGGAGCGTGCGACGGAGATTAAAGACCTGGGGCTGCACAGCTTTTATCCTGCACTTGGCTTCGAGGTAGCGCGTGAAACCGATCTTTACAGCCCTTATTCACCTGGTGAGCGCAGCCGAATTTCTGAGGCCATACAGGCTGCGATTGCCCATACCCATGCTTTGGCCCAACCCTATGTCTGCACCGGGATTGGTCAGGATCCCTACGACGAGCATGGCAAGGTCAAAGTAGGTATCGCGACGCTCGAAACCGCGCGGTGGATTTTCGAGAACAAGCTGGGCTGTGTGCCCATCAACTTCGCCAACCTTGACGTGAATGACAAGTACCACAAGTACTTTAGGAATGTCCTTAACACCTCCAGCTTGTCGATTTATGAAATCTACGAAAGTTGGGGTGTTCTTTATGACCGCTCTTCAAAAGTACTTGCGCCATACATTGCAAGGCTTGCGCAAGTAACAGGCCTAAACGCTGACTCCATTGCGACGCTTCAGTTAGATGACTTTGTTCCTGTGCACCCACTCAGCCAGAGGCCCTGCCTGCGGTATTGGAAAGAAAGGTCGACAGGTGAGAAAGAATACAATCTAGATATTTTCAAAGCCGAGATTTCATGGCTGACTAATAGTCAGGCCAAAGAAATTAAGAAAATTATTGACGATGTGGTGCTTATAACGTCTGAGTTCAGGGCTGATGCAGATCCGAGTATTCAGGACGACCTGTTTATATATAAGTCTTCCTCAAGAGCAACTTGGGGGGCGATCAAGTCGCTGTCCCAGCAGTCATCTATTTTGAATATTTCCCTTAAAAGCTTTGCTGAAAAAAGTAAGCTGCTTACCGATTCTGGGGAGCCACTATCCCTTTCTCCGTCGCGGTTCAGGCCTAGCTTCGTCAGCGAACTGGTTGAGCAAGGTGTCTCTGTTCGTGAAATTCAAATGCTGCTTGGTCACGAGAATATTGAAACAACCCTCAAGTACTTGGATCGATTGGACTTAAATCGGGTTGCACGGGAGAAGCTGGATGTTGCGCTTAGAGAAATTCATTCTGAAACCATTACAGATAAGCCAGTAACCGCAGTTCCTGATATTAACAACGGCAACGACGATAATATTATCTTCAAGACGCCGCTTGGTGGGTGTAAGAATATTTTCAATCCGCCAGATTTCATAAAGAAACTGCGCAACTATATTCCTGGTAAACCATGCTCGCTTTACAATAAGTGCTTGGCTTGCGAGAACAACATGATTACTAAGTCGGACTTGCCCATGTTGTTTGCCATGCGCAGGGATTACTTGCATATACTGCACACTAATCGGGTGGCGGATACACCCTACGGCTATGTGGTTCTTGAAAATCTAAATCTGCTTGAAAATATTTTGGATTCGGAAATTTCGGATTTTCCGAAAGAAGAGCTTGAAGAGGCTGAACGCCTGTCTGAATACGTTGATACTAATATTGCTATTGAAGGGGTTGGGCAATGA
- a CDS encoding tyrosine-type recombinase/integrase, giving the protein MKVVAARRVVLDLSESLLNEDGAQVSGLVNVTGGAVFDDDERLLPLCSGFLTQHAKEESLSITSVDTYGKNLGYAHQYLKARREFATARSDEAFLEVSRSLLAEYISHLIENEELSTKTVRNRDATLLSFYDSYLCVPTVRGPVLREDNPYEKGLISPSPKKNLVIPCSLLELETLITSSDCERERCVLQFIFDAGIRRSELPRVTLAAVKKALDAQRYEYISSGDAPPLQIDYCSLEIAGSKGRSNQVKPRRTLVSRATLQRVQRYHASVLYRKHARKFKNDESTPAFLNAHGDTYTANSVSKLLERLSARAIKACKLKKPISPHKLRHGYAYAILNSPDLGEDFAERLFIAQTSMGHADISTTQVYTMVPIDIYNRINGSIEDTRTKAQNMQALSDATRLKIGLGDSK; this is encoded by the coding sequence ATGAAGGTAGTTGCTGCGAGAAGGGTGGTTCTGGATCTGAGTGAGTCCTTGCTGAATGAGGATGGGGCTCAGGTATCAGGTCTTGTGAATGTCACAGGTGGGGCGGTCTTTGATGATGATGAGCGCTTGCTGCCGCTGTGCTCAGGGTTCCTGACTCAGCATGCCAAGGAAGAATCGCTTTCGATCACATCGGTGGATACCTATGGCAAGAACCTGGGTTATGCCCACCAATACCTGAAAGCCCGCCGTGAATTCGCCACAGCCCGCTCAGACGAAGCCTTTCTTGAGGTCAGCAGGAGCTTGCTGGCCGAGTACATTTCCCACCTAATTGAGAACGAAGAGCTCTCGACGAAGACGGTGCGTAATCGAGATGCCACCCTGCTGTCCTTCTACGACTCCTATCTCTGCGTTCCGACCGTTCGTGGGCCAGTTTTGCGTGAGGATAACCCTTACGAGAAAGGGCTAATCTCGCCCAGCCCCAAGAAGAACCTGGTCATTCCTTGCAGTCTCTTGGAGCTTGAAACACTCATTACCAGTAGTGACTGTGAGCGTGAGCGCTGTGTGCTTCAGTTTATTTTTGACGCAGGGATTAGGCGCTCAGAGCTGCCTAGGGTCACGCTAGCAGCAGTGAAGAAAGCCCTGGACGCTCAGCGGTATGAGTACATCTCCAGCGGTGATGCACCTCCGCTTCAGATTGACTATTGCTCGCTAGAAATCGCAGGCAGTAAGGGCCGTTCAAACCAGGTGAAGCCACGTCGCACCCTCGTCAGTCGCGCCACCTTGCAGCGAGTTCAGCGGTATCACGCCTCTGTTCTCTACAGAAAACACGCTCGCAAATTCAAAAACGACGAGAGCACGCCAGCATTCCTAAATGCCCATGGCGATACCTACACGGCGAACTCTGTCAGCAAGCTACTTGAGCGTTTGAGTGCTAGGGCAATCAAGGCCTGCAAGCTGAAGAAGCCCATCTCTCCACACAAGCTCAGACATGGCTATGCCTATGCCATTTTGAATAGCCCTGACCTCGGGGAGGACTTTGCGGAGCGCCTTTTCATCGCACAGACATCAATGGGCCATGCAGACATCTCGACGACCCAGGTCTACACCATGGTTCCAATCGACATCTACAACCGCATCAACGGATCCATTGAAGACACCAGAACCAAGGCTCAGAACATGCAGGCGCTATCAGATGCGACTCGCTTGAAGATTGGTCTGGGAGATAGCAAGTAA
- the lgt gene encoding prolipoprotein diacylglyceryl transferase, with protein sequence MLPYPQIDPVALDLGVIKIHWYGLMYLVGIGGAWLLASRRLQDFDPTWSKEKLSDLVFWVAMGVILGGRLGYVLFYDLAAYVAEPLKILRVWEGGMSFHGGLIGVMLATWLFGRRNDKSFFQLMDFIAPLVPIGLGAGRIGNFINAELWGKATDLPWAMVFPTDPQQLARHPSQLYQFALEGVALFLILWLYSRKPRPTMAVSGLFAACYGVFRFIVEFVRVPDAQLGYLAWNWLTMGQVLCLPMILGGIGLMVWAYRRAKA encoded by the coding sequence ATGCTGCCTTACCCGCAGATAGACCCGGTGGCGCTGGATCTCGGCGTCATCAAGATCCACTGGTACGGCCTGATGTACCTGGTCGGCATCGGTGGTGCCTGGCTGCTGGCCAGCCGCCGGCTGCAGGACTTCGACCCGACCTGGAGCAAGGAGAAGCTCTCCGACCTGGTGTTCTGGGTGGCCATGGGCGTGATCCTCGGCGGTCGCCTGGGCTACGTGCTGTTCTACGACCTGGCGGCCTACGTCGCCGAGCCGCTGAAGATCCTGCGGGTGTGGGAAGGCGGCATGTCCTTCCACGGCGGCCTGATCGGCGTGATGCTGGCCACCTGGCTGTTCGGCCGGCGCAATGACAAGAGCTTCTTCCAGCTGATGGACTTCATTGCCCCCCTGGTGCCGATCGGCCTGGGCGCCGGACGCATCGGCAACTTCATCAACGCCGAGCTGTGGGGCAAGGCCACCGACCTGCCCTGGGCCATGGTCTTCCCCACCGACCCGCAGCAGCTGGCCCGCCACCCCTCGCAGCTGTACCAGTTCGCCCTGGAAGGCGTGGCCCTGTTCCTCATCCTCTGGCTGTACTCGCGCAAGCCGCGCCCGACCATGGCAGTGTCCGGCCTGTTCGCCGCCTGCTACGGGGTGTTCCGCTTCATCGTCGAGTTCGTCCGCGTGCCGGATGCCCAGCTCGGCTACCTGGCGTGGAACTGGCTGACCATGGGCCAGGTGCTGTGCCTGCCGATGATCCTCGGCGGTATCGGCCTGATGGTCTGGGCGTATCGTCGGGCCAAGGCCTGA
- a CDS encoding sulfite exporter TauE/SafE family protein produces MEFLLYLLLGAAAGVLAGLFGVGGGIIIVPVLVLSFTAQGIDPAVLTHLAVGTSLATIVFTSINSVLEHQRKGAVLWPIFAWMALGILLGAGLGSLTAAAINGPLLQKIIGVFAIVIAIQMGLELKPKAGRAVPGRLGLTAAGGVIGWASAIFGIGGGSLTVPFLTWRSVPMQQAVATSAACGLPIAAASALSFMVIGWGEPQLPPWSVGFVYLPAMAGIAITSMFFARFGARLAHKLSPRLLKRLFALLLLCVGVNFLI; encoded by the coding sequence ATGGAATTTCTGCTCTATCTGCTGCTGGGCGCAGCGGCCGGCGTGCTGGCCGGGCTGTTCGGTGTCGGCGGCGGCATCATCATAGTGCCGGTACTGGTGCTGAGCTTCACCGCCCAGGGCATCGACCCGGCCGTGCTGACCCACCTGGCCGTGGGCACCTCGCTGGCCACCATCGTCTTCACCTCGATCAACTCGGTGCTGGAGCACCAGCGCAAGGGCGCGGTGCTGTGGCCGATCTTCGCCTGGATGGCCCTCGGCATCCTGCTCGGCGCCGGCCTCGGCTCGCTGACGGCGGCGGCGATCAACGGCCCGCTGTTGCAGAAGATCATCGGTGTGTTCGCCATCGTCATCGCCATCCAGATGGGCCTGGAGCTGAAACCCAAGGCCGGTCGCGCGGTCCCAGGCAGGCTGGGGTTGACCGCCGCCGGCGGGGTGATCGGCTGGGCCTCGGCGATCTTCGGCATCGGCGGCGGCTCGCTGACCGTGCCCTTCCTGACCTGGCGCAGCGTGCCCATGCAGCAGGCGGTGGCCACCTCCGCCGCCTGTGGCCTGCCGATCGCCGCCGCCAGCGCCCTGAGCTTCATGGTCATCGGCTGGGGCGAGCCGCAGTTGCCGCCGTGGAGTGTCGGCTTCGTCTACCTGCCGGCCATGGCCGGCATCGCCATCACCAGCATGTTCTTCGCCCGCTTCGGCGCGCGCCTGGCGCACAAGCTGTCGCCACGCCTGCTCAAGCGCCTGTTCGCCCTGCTGCTGCTCTGCGTGGGCGTGAATTTCCTGATCTAA
- a CDS encoding NRDE family protein has product MCLIAFAWRPDHPLPLVLAANRDEFYERASLPLGEWADAPGLYAGRDLQAGGTWLGVSRDGRFAALTNIRDPRQAKGPRSRGELPVEFLRGALDAEAFLAGLRPRLGDYSGFNLLLGDRRQLFFFNSEEGCARRLAPGLYGLSNAQLDTPWPKVLRATAHLAGSLADPHPQRLLDLLRDERRPPRELLPDTGIGLDWELLLSSMFIVGPGYGTCASTALLLGADGGVQLVERRFDNRGVPAGEVSIRLPG; this is encoded by the coding sequence ATGTGCCTGATCGCTTTCGCCTGGCGCCCCGATCACCCGCTCCCGCTGGTGCTGGCGGCCAACCGTGACGAGTTCTACGAGCGTGCCAGCCTGCCGCTGGGCGAGTGGGCGGACGCCCCCGGGCTGTATGCCGGGCGCGACCTGCAGGCCGGCGGCACCTGGCTGGGAGTGAGCCGCGACGGCCGCTTCGCCGCCCTGACCAACATCCGCGACCCGCGCCAGGCCAAGGGGCCGCGCTCGCGTGGCGAATTGCCGGTGGAGTTCCTGCGCGGCGCGCTGGATGCCGAGGCCTTCCTCGCCGGGCTGCGCCCGCGCCTGGGCGATTACAGCGGCTTCAACCTGCTGCTCGGCGACCGTCGCCAGCTGTTCTTCTTCAACTCGGAAGAGGGCTGTGCGCGCCGCCTGGCGCCCGGCCTCTATGGTCTGTCCAACGCCCAGCTGGACACGCCCTGGCCCAAGGTCCTGCGCGCCACCGCCCATCTCGCCGGCAGCCTCGCCGACCCGCATCCACAGCGCCTGCTGGACTTGCTGCGCGACGAACGGCGCCCGCCGCGGGAGTTGCTGCCGGACACCGGTATCGGCCTGGACTGGGAGCTGCTGTTGTCGTCGATGTTCATCGTCGGGCCGGGCTATGGCACCTGCGCCAGCACTGCCCTACTGCTGGGCGCCGACGGTGGCGTGCAGCTGGTGGAGCGGCGCTTCGATAATCGCGGCGTGCCGGCCGGCGAGGTATCGATCCGCCTGCCGGGCTAA